One window from the genome of Actinoplanes teichomyceticus ATCC 31121 encodes:
- a CDS encoding anchored repeat-type ABC transporter ATP-binding subunit, with protein MTGVSADLGGRPVLRDIDLRVDRGQFVALLGPNGAGKTTLMRAALGLIRPAAGEISVAGRPVRRAGSAAGYVPQRHEFTWDFPASVQDAVLSGLVRRIGLFRRPAATHWRAVWDALDQVRLADLRTRPVGELSGGQRQRVLVARALVLAPPVLLLDEPFTGLDMPAQETLTELFAGIARERAVLMASHDLAAAAYTCDRLVLLNRTVVADGPASALRDPAIWMRAFGVGPGSHLLKALALPVPDGV; from the coding sequence ATGACCGGGGTGAGCGCCGACCTCGGGGGCCGCCCGGTGTTGCGCGACATCGACCTGCGGGTCGACCGGGGTCAGTTCGTCGCGCTGCTGGGGCCGAACGGCGCCGGCAAGACCACCCTCATGCGTGCCGCCCTCGGGCTGATCCGGCCGGCGGCCGGCGAGATCAGCGTCGCCGGGCGCCCGGTACGCCGCGCCGGCAGCGCCGCCGGTTACGTCCCCCAGCGCCACGAGTTCACCTGGGACTTCCCGGCCAGCGTGCAGGACGCCGTGCTCAGCGGGCTGGTCCGCCGGATCGGCCTGTTCCGCCGGCCGGCGGCCACCCACTGGCGGGCCGTCTGGGACGCCCTGGACCAGGTACGGCTCGCCGACCTGCGCACCCGGCCGGTGGGCGAGCTCTCCGGCGGGCAGCGCCAGCGGGTGCTGGTCGCCCGGGCGCTCGTGCTGGCCCCGCCCGTGCTGCTGCTGGACGAGCCGTTCACCGGCCTGGACATGCCCGCCCAGGAGACGCTGACCGAGCTGTTCGCCGGCATCGCCCGGGAGCGCGCGGTGCTGATGGCCAGCCACGACCTGGCCGCCGCGGCGTACACCTGCGACCGGCTGGTCCTGCTCAACCGCACCGTCGTCGCCGACGGGCCGGCATCCGCCCTGAGGGACCCGGCGATCTGGATGCGGGCCTTCGGCGTCGGCCCGGGCAGCCACCTGCTCAAAGCGCTCGCGCTACCGGTACCCGATGGAGTCTGA
- a CDS encoding anchored repeat-type ABC transporter permease subunit — protein MSPLQFLTDLTNPDLAFLPRALTIAVLSAVMCGVVGCYVVLRGMAFIGDAVAHAVFPGLAIAFLFSGSLVLGGTAAGIVTALLVTVFAQNRRVKEDSVIGIFFVAAFALGIVVISRAPGYAGSLQQFLFGSITGIPDRDLYVVGGATGVVLMTVLLLHKEFVAVTLDREMARSLGLRTFWLDLVLYVLVTLAVVMAVQTIGNILVLALLVTPAATARLLTDRLAVMMALAPAIGAGCAVLGLYLSWSWDLPVGGTIVLTLTAAFLGAQALAPRHGLLARLAG, from the coding sequence GTGTCCCCGCTGCAGTTCCTCACCGATCTGACCAACCCCGACCTGGCGTTCCTGCCCCGAGCGCTGACCATCGCGGTGCTCTCCGCCGTCATGTGCGGCGTCGTCGGCTGCTATGTCGTACTCCGGGGGATGGCCTTCATCGGCGACGCCGTCGCCCACGCGGTCTTCCCCGGCCTGGCCATCGCGTTCCTGTTCTCCGGCAGCCTGGTCCTCGGCGGCACCGCCGCCGGCATCGTCACCGCCCTGCTGGTCACCGTCTTCGCCCAGAACCGCCGGGTGAAGGAGGACTCGGTCATCGGGATCTTCTTCGTCGCCGCGTTCGCCCTCGGCATCGTGGTCATCTCCCGGGCCCCGGGCTACGCCGGCTCGCTGCAACAGTTCCTGTTCGGCTCGATCACCGGCATCCCGGACCGGGACCTGTACGTCGTCGGCGGCGCCACCGGCGTGGTGCTGATGACCGTGCTGCTGCTGCACAAGGAGTTCGTCGCCGTCACCCTGGACCGGGAGATGGCCCGCTCGCTGGGGCTGCGTACCTTCTGGCTCGACCTGGTGCTCTACGTGCTGGTCACCCTGGCGGTCGTGATGGCCGTCCAGACGATCGGCAACATCCTGGTCCTGGCCCTGCTGGTCACACCGGCGGCGACGGCCCGGCTGCTCACCGACCGGCTGGCCGTGATGATGGCGCTCGCCCCGGCGATCGGCGCCGGCTGCGCCGTGCTCGGGCTCTACCTGTCCTGGTCGTGGGATCTGCCGGTGGGCGGGACCATCGTGCTGACCCTCACCGCGGCCTTCCTCGGCGCCCAGGCGCTGGCGCCGCGTCACGGTCTGCTCGCCCGGCTCGCGGGCTGA